From one Malus sylvestris chromosome 1, drMalSylv7.2, whole genome shotgun sequence genomic stretch:
- the LOC126583606 gene encoding probable xyloglucan galactosyltransferase GT17, translating into MFSRRQSPPSPPRTDDEKEKHYYYSNNKDTHFNNPHLRFGALVFVFLSLWLLLLLIWFPPKTTPIVELDVDLVQKPQQQQNVHHHLIHKTQNPNRINTSTTAIAAATTTTKSPFTVPTCYPSVSVYVYPLPAKFNLGLLDNCHILNVYTNMCPHVANRGLGQPHPQLGSAASWFATHQFIAEMIFHARVENHPCRTLDPGRATLFYVPFYGGLHASSNFKEANLTARDELTVDLVDYVQSQPWWKRHNGRDHFIALGRTAWDFMRAADGPDFGANSLLNLPAVKNMSVLTVERHPWQGSNQHGLPYPSYFHPSTWQEMVAWQNKVREMERAHLFSFIGGPRKGLEKAAVRNEFIRQCGESTRCMLLKCGSGASKCHEPSEVLKVMSESQFCLQAPGDSFTRRSTFDSVLAGCIPVFSSPHTAYTQYKWFLPGDVSTYSVYIEEKSDASKRIEEELLKIPSEKVTAMREKLIELIPSLTYAHPNATNLGFGDAVDVALASLAKHIQTVI; encoded by the coding sequence AGTCCTCCACGGACTGATGACGAGAAAGAGAAACACTACTATTACTCCAACAACAAAGACACCCACTTTAACAATCCCCACCTCCGATTTGGTGCCTTGGtttttgtctttctctctctttggcttcttctcctcctcattTGGTTCCCTCCCAAAACCACACCCATTGTTGAGCTTGATGTTGATCTTGTCCAAAAACCACAGCAGCAACAAAATGTCCACCACCATCTcattcacaaaacccaaaatcctAACCGCATCAATACTAGTACTACCGCCAtcgccgccgccaccaccaccacaaaatCCCCATTTACGGTTCCTACTTGCTACCCAAGCGTCTCGGTGTACGTATACCCTTTGCCGGCCAAGTTCAACCTCGGACTACTGGACAATTGTCACATTCTAAACGTGTACACCAACATGTGTCCCCATGTGGCGAACCGCGGCCTTGGCCAGCCGCATCCCCAATTGGGCTCCGCCGCCTCCTGGTTCGCCACCCACCAGTTCATTGCCGAGATGATCTTCCACGCACGCGTGGAAAATCACCCCTGCCGCACTCTTGATCCCGGACGTGCGACCCTCTTCTACGTCCCCTTCTACGGCGGCCTCCACGCCTCCAGCAATTTCAAGGAAGCCAACCTCACCGCCCGTGACGAGCTCACCGTTGACTTGGTCGATTACGTTCAGTCCCAGCCTTGGTGGAAGAGGCATAACGGTAGGGACCACTTTATCGCCCTGGGGAGGACCGCGTGGGATTTCATGAGGGCCGCCGATGGTCCTGATTTCGGGGCCAACTCCCTCCTCAACTTACCTGCCGTCAAAAACATGTCGGTGCTGACTGTGGAGAGGCATCCTTGGCAAGGTTCAAACCAACACGGCTTGCCCTACCCTTCATATTTCCACCCGTCCACTTGGCAGGAGATGGTGGCATGGCAGAACAAAGTGAGGGAAATGGAGCGAGCCCACTTGTTTTCTTTCATCGGTGGGCCCCGAAAGGGATTAGAAAAAGCAGCCGTCCGGAACGAGTTCATACGGCAATGCGGTGAGTCAACTCGGTGCATGCTCTTAAAATGTGGCTCTGGGGCTAGCAAATGCCACGAGCCGAGCGAGGTGCTAAAGGTAATGTCCGAGTCGCAGTTTTGCTTGCAAGCACCTGGTGATTCGTTCACTCGGCGGTCGACGTTTGACTCGGTGCTCGCCGGCTGCATACCGGTGTTCTCCTCGCCGCACACGGCGTACACTCAGTACAAGTGGTTTTTACCTGGTGACGTGAGCACGTATTCGGTTTACATTGAAGAGAAAAGTGACGCGAGTAAGAGAATCGAAGAGGAGCTGCTGAAGATTCCGAGCGAAAAGGTGACGGCGATGCGGGAAAAGCTCATAGAATTGATCCCAAGTCTCACTTACGCGCATCCGAATGCGACTAATCTTGGGTTTGGGGACGCCGTGGACGTTGCACTTGCATCGTTGGCCAAGCACATCCAGACAGTgatatga